A section of the Pseudomonas fluorescens genome encodes:
- a CDS encoding paraquat-inducible protein A, giving the protein MRAIDAGILICTECHELNRQDPDTDEQTCTRCGALVHARRPNSLMRTWALLITAAILYIPANLLPIMTINSLGQGAPSTIMAGVIELVQHGMFPIAAVVFVASILVPTFKLVGIALLLFSVQRHQPLSARQRIIMYRFIEFIGRWSMLDIFVIAILVAVVNFGRLASVEANLGAVAFASVVILTMLAAVTFDPRLIWDNTESDDDHD; this is encoded by the coding sequence ATGCGGGCGATTGATGCTGGCATTCTGATCTGTACCGAATGCCACGAACTGAACAGGCAGGACCCGGACACCGACGAGCAGACCTGCACCCGTTGCGGTGCGCTGGTCCACGCACGTCGGCCGAACAGCCTGATGCGCACCTGGGCATTGCTGATTACCGCTGCGATTCTGTATATCCCGGCTAACCTATTGCCTATCATGACGATCAACTCCCTGGGGCAGGGTGCGCCGAGCACCATCATGGCCGGCGTGATCGAATTGGTTCAGCACGGTATGTTCCCGATTGCGGCGGTGGTATTTGTCGCCAGTATCCTGGTGCCAACCTTCAAGCTGGTGGGTATCGCACTGTTGTTGTTCTCGGTGCAACGTCACCAGCCACTTTCTGCTCGACAACGCATTATCATGTACCGCTTTATCGAATTCATCGGCCGCTGGTCCATGCTGGATATCTTCGTGATCGCCATTCTGGTGGCGGTCGTTAACTTTGGGCGACTTGCCAGTGTCGAGGCCAATCTCGGCGCCGTGGCGTTCGCCAGTGTGGTGATCTTGACGATGCTTGCCGCAGTAACTTTCGATCCCCGACTGATTTGGGATAACACGGAGTCGGACGACGACCATGACTGA
- the mksE gene encoding Mks condensin complex protein MksE: MHLDLSELSQLAPIFRELFKGYHVSRRDPELYAQLSNFQDQYRTLFKALGFELVCDTRGFYYFVPDTAVAAAQVNKTAQRLALFTFIIVEHLADQGRDPIAVLDGGSLGREELPSLLEKYRDLFIQAEVQTVEDLEEKIMRRMTQLGFASEENGVYRFLPPMHRFLDVCLSVQADRDLAASLHSVLPLPAPVIIDEDSDEKLLQTDDPLDLSEFAAESADESEEDALARAIAEEQETDA; the protein is encoded by the coding sequence ATGCATCTTGATCTATCCGAACTGTCCCAGCTGGCGCCGATCTTTCGCGAGCTGTTCAAGGGTTACCACGTCAGCCGCCGCGACCCGGAGCTGTACGCGCAATTGTCGAACTTCCAGGACCAGTACCGCACGCTGTTCAAGGCCCTGGGCTTTGAGCTGGTGTGCGATACCCGGGGTTTCTACTACTTCGTGCCGGACACCGCCGTGGCCGCTGCGCAAGTGAACAAGACCGCACAGCGCCTGGCGCTGTTCACCTTCATCATTGTCGAGCACCTGGCCGACCAGGGCCGTGACCCGATTGCCGTACTCGACGGTGGCAGCCTGGGGCGCGAAGAGCTGCCATCGCTGCTGGAGAAGTACCGTGACCTGTTTATCCAGGCCGAAGTGCAGACCGTCGAGGATCTGGAAGAAAAAATCATGCGCCGCATGACCCAGCTTGGTTTTGCCAGTGAAGAAAACGGTGTCTACCGCTTCCTGCCGCCGATGCACCGTTTCCTCGACGTCTGCCTGTCGGTCCAGGCCGACCGCGACCTGGCGGCCAGCCTGCACAGCGTGCTACCGCTGCCGGCGCCGGTGATCATCGACGAAGACAGCGATGAAAAGCTGCTGCAGACCGATGACCCGCTGGACTTGAGCGAATTTGCAGCAGAAAGCGCCGATGAAAGCGAAGAAGACGCCCTGGCCCGTGCCATTGCCGAAGAACAGGAGACCGATGCATGA
- the rimI gene encoding ribosomal protein S18-alanine N-acetyltransferase, protein MSEALSFRPMTEADLDAVLKIEYAAFSHPWTRGIFLDGLGKYQIWLMFEGEQQVGHGVVQIILDEAHLLNITVKPENQGRGLGLALLEHLMSRAYAASARECFLEVRDSNTGAFRLYERYGFNEIGRRRDYYPAVGGREDAVVMACTLVD, encoded by the coding sequence ATGAGTGAGGCTTTATCCTTCCGCCCGATGACCGAGGCTGACCTCGACGCCGTGCTGAAAATCGAATACGCGGCGTTCAGCCACCCCTGGACCCGAGGCATCTTTCTCGACGGGCTGGGCAAGTACCAGATCTGGCTGATGTTCGAAGGCGAGCAACAAGTAGGCCACGGCGTGGTGCAGATCATCCTTGATGAAGCGCATTTGCTGAACATTACCGTCAAGCCGGAAAACCAAGGCCGCGGCCTGGGCCTGGCACTGCTTGAACACCTGATGTCCCGCGCCTATGCCGCCAGCGCCCGGGAGTGCTTCCTGGAAGTGCGCGACAGCAATACTGGCGCCTTTCGCCTGTACGAGCGCTATGGCTTCAACGAAATCGGTCGGCGCCGTGATTACTACCCGGCTGTCGGTGGTCGTGAAGACGCAGTCGTCATGGCCTGCACTCTGGTCGACTAA
- the can gene encoding carbonate dehydratase: protein MNELQDLLDNNERWADAIKQEDPEFFAKLARQQTPEYLWIGCSDARVPANEIVGMLPGDLFVHRNVANVVLHTDLNCLSVIQYAVDVLKVKHILVTGHYGCGGVRASMQDRQFGLIDGWLRSIRDLYYENREVLAQLPTEEERVDRLCELNVIQQVANVGHTSIVQNAWHRGQSLSIHGCIYGIKDGRWKSLNATITGFEQLPPQYRLRPIEAI, encoded by the coding sequence ATGAACGAACTACAAGACCTGCTTGATAACAACGAACGCTGGGCGGATGCGATCAAACAGGAAGATCCCGAATTCTTCGCCAAGCTCGCCCGTCAGCAAACCCCGGAATACCTGTGGATCGGCTGCTCGGATGCCCGGGTGCCGGCCAACGAGATCGTCGGCATGTTGCCAGGCGACCTGTTTGTGCACCGCAATGTGGCCAACGTGGTGCTGCACACTGACCTCAATTGCCTGTCGGTGATCCAGTACGCTGTTGATGTGCTCAAGGTCAAACATATCCTGGTCACTGGCCACTATGGCTGTGGCGGCGTGCGCGCCTCGATGCAGGACCGCCAGTTCGGCCTGATCGACGGTTGGCTGCGTTCGATCCGCGACCTGTATTACGAGAACCGCGAAGTGTTGGCCCAGTTGCCCACCGAAGAAGAGCGCGTCGACCGCCTGTGTGAGCTCAACGTTATCCAGCAAGTGGCCAATGTCGGTCATACCAGCATTGTGCAGAACGCCTGGCACCGCGGGCAGAGCCTGTCGATCCACGGTTGCATCTACGGGATCAAGGACGGCCGCTGGAAAAGCCTCAACGCGACCATCACCGGCTTCGAGCAACTACCGCCGCAGTACCGCCTGCGTCCGATAGAGGCGATTTAA
- the mksF gene encoding Mks condensin complex protein MksF yields the protein MSKERYGIRRFALLNTAGYSLGLFPLEEPLSVYGANNLGKSASINALQFPILARMSDMSFGKYTLEQSRRFYFATDTSYILVEVSLPHGPHVIGVVGRGPGGGFGHQFFAYAGKLDLAHYQKNDTCLRQKELFTNLEREGLKAYELKPDELRRLLVGGHTSIPLDLTLIPLRSTSEQSLKTFRALFINLLHMREITAAKLKQLFLDAFEHSLRSGSVDYIAACEEAFRDVRRMEQDYNSLVAAGPLVEALANGVKQRDILRGKLHRLSPLLDSLLGTWSDYASARKEELTIQAEHYRNEQDALQNDQRGGTQELMRLEREISGIQRWLGELSVLKHRFALVDDVKVLEQQLLAAKDAHDELAGALAQSRQFSAEDLDERLRDLEKRLKSVKQQLDHADNNSYAKLREEFSQQDVERLMRLFNSSLFSLPLGEHGITLDEDGQWVKSLELILDGFKGERFEVPGLSIDISHIEPPALQALADRAALRDQKERLEKELKQLKTQQAVASDRAASKTQTEALYQQVLDAQKALEDFRRSQTLSAEEGEKLESLAQMEAAQDELKRSSDAFTERVQQLSAKLQLVGRQIGDMEAKQRTLDDALRRRQLLPADLPFGTPFMDPVDDSMDNLLPLLNDYQDSWQGLLRADGQIDALYAQVRLKGVAKFDSEDDMERRLHLLINAYAHRTDEALTLGKARRAAVTDIARTLRNIRSDYDSLEHQLALFNREINRRQVSNLQSFRIVLAPNKEALKHIDQIIHSAGQYEEGETLSVFDLSQSAEQDNKNEEAKEYLARLVAANHNQLGLKDLFELAFEITKVNGQPIIHTDIDGAASNGTTMTIKALTNMYLLLHLMDRDQAGRVRLPYYLDEAADIDEKNQAALLETSLQLGFVPILASVKPQVSAQVAIDLEGGSGPNGIYIDEADWKYIRRHDAVKATVNVQADEPELDEV from the coding sequence ATGAGCAAGGAACGCTACGGCATTCGCCGCTTCGCCCTATTGAATACCGCTGGCTACAGCCTGGGCCTGTTCCCGCTGGAAGAACCGCTGTCGGTGTATGGCGCGAACAACCTCGGCAAATCGGCTTCGATCAACGCCTTGCAGTTCCCGATCCTGGCGCGCATGTCGGACATGAGTTTCGGCAAGTACACCCTGGAGCAATCGCGGCGCTTCTACTTTGCCACTGACACCAGCTATATCTTGGTCGAAGTGTCCCTGCCCCACGGCCCGCACGTGATTGGTGTGGTCGGTCGCGGCCCGGGCGGTGGTTTCGGTCACCAGTTCTTTGCCTACGCCGGCAAGCTGGACCTGGCCCATTACCAGAAAAACGACACCTGCCTGCGTCAGAAAGAGCTGTTCACCAACCTTGAGCGCGAAGGCCTGAAGGCCTATGAACTCAAGCCGGACGAACTGCGGCGCTTGCTGGTGGGTGGCCATACTTCGATCCCCCTGGACCTGACCCTGATTCCGCTGCGCTCCACCAGCGAGCAGAGCCTGAAGACCTTCCGCGCACTGTTTATCAACCTGCTGCACATGCGCGAAATCACCGCGGCCAAGCTCAAGCAGCTGTTCCTCGATGCATTCGAGCACAGCCTGCGCTCTGGCAGCGTGGACTACATCGCTGCGTGCGAAGAGGCGTTCCGTGATGTGCGACGCATGGAGCAGGACTACAACTCCCTGGTCGCCGCAGGCCCATTGGTCGAAGCCTTGGCCAATGGCGTGAAACAGCGCGACATCCTGCGGGGCAAACTGCATCGCCTGTCGCCGCTGCTCGATTCTCTGCTGGGCACCTGGTCGGACTACGCCAGTGCGCGCAAGGAAGAGCTGACGATCCAGGCCGAACACTACCGCAACGAGCAGGACGCGCTGCAGAACGATCAGCGCGGTGGGACCCAGGAGCTGATGCGCCTGGAGCGGGAAATCAGCGGTATTCAACGCTGGCTGGGCGAGTTGTCAGTGCTCAAACACCGCTTTGCCCTGGTCGATGACGTCAAGGTCCTGGAGCAGCAACTGCTGGCGGCCAAAGATGCCCACGACGAATTGGCCGGCGCCCTGGCGCAATCTCGACAGTTCAGCGCCGAGGATCTGGATGAACGCCTGCGCGACCTGGAAAAACGCCTGAAGTCGGTCAAACAGCAACTCGATCACGCCGACAACAACAGCTACGCCAAACTACGGGAAGAATTCTCACAGCAGGACGTCGAGCGCCTGATGCGGCTGTTCAACAGTTCGCTGTTCAGCCTGCCGCTGGGCGAGCATGGCATCACCCTGGATGAAGACGGCCAGTGGGTGAAATCCCTGGAACTGATCCTCGATGGCTTCAAGGGTGAACGCTTTGAAGTGCCGGGGCTGTCCATCGACATCTCGCACATCGAGCCGCCTGCCTTGCAGGCCCTGGCCGATCGCGCGGCGCTGCGCGACCAGAAGGAACGCCTGGAAAAAGAACTCAAGCAACTTAAAACCCAGCAAGCGGTGGCCTCTGACCGGGCGGCGAGCAAAACCCAGACTGAAGCGTTGTACCAGCAGGTGCTGGACGCGCAAAAAGCCTTGGAGGACTTCCGCCGCAGCCAGACCCTGAGCGCCGAGGAAGGCGAAAAACTGGAGAGCCTGGCGCAGATGGAAGCCGCGCAGGACGAGTTGAAACGCTCCAGCGATGCGTTTACCGAACGGGTGCAACAACTGTCAGCCAAGCTGCAACTGGTCGGGCGGCAGATCGGTGATATGGAAGCCAAGCAACGTACCCTGGATGATGCCCTGCGCCGTCGCCAGCTGCTGCCAGCTGACTTACCGTTCGGCACACCATTCATGGACCCAGTCGACGACTCCATGGACAACCTGCTGCCGCTGCTCAATGACTACCAGGATAGCTGGCAGGGTTTGCTACGTGCCGACGGCCAGATTGACGCGCTGTATGCCCAGGTGCGCCTCAAGGGCGTGGCCAAGTTCGACAGCGAAGACGATATGGAGCGTCGCCTGCACCTGTTGATCAATGCTTATGCACACCGTACCGATGAGGCCCTGACCCTGGGCAAGGCGCGCCGTGCGGCAGTGACCGATATCGCGCGGACCCTGCGCAATATTCGCAGCGACTACGACAGCCTTGAGCACCAGTTGGCCCTGTTCAACCGCGAGATCAACAGGCGCCAGGTATCCAACCTGCAGAGCTTCCGTATCGTGTTGGCGCCGAACAAGGAAGCGCTCAAGCATATCGACCAGATCATCCACAGTGCCGGTCAGTATGAGGAAGGCGAAACGCTCTCGGTGTTCGACCTCAGCCAGAGCGCCGAGCAGGACAACAAGAACGAAGAGGCCAAGGAGTACCTGGCGCGCCTGGTCGCCGCCAACCATAACCAGTTGGGACTCAAGGACCTGTTCGAGCTGGCGTTCGAGATCACCAAGGTCAATGGCCAGCCGATCATTCACACCGACATCGATGGCGCTGCGTCCAACGGCACCACCATGACCATCAAGGCGCTGACCAACATGTACTTGTTGCTGCACCTGATGGACCGCGACCAGGCCGGGCGTGTGCGCCTGCCGTACTACCTCGACGAGGCAGCGGATATCGACGAGAAGAACCAGGCAGCGCTGTTGGAGACCAGCCTGCAGTTGGGCTTCGTACCGATCCTGGCCAGTGTGAAGCCGCAGGTCTCCGCCCAGGTGGCAATCGATCTGGAAGGCGGCAGCGGGCCGAACGGGATCTACATCGATGAGGCGGACTGGAAGTACATTCGCCGGCATGACGCGGTGAAGGCGACGGTGAATGTGCAAGCAGATGAGCCGGAGCTGGATGAAGTCTGA
- a CDS encoding SET domain containing protein, whose protein sequence is MKTQIMEEGLAASDCLYPFATLLAKKGYPSSQHFEVVRTRKGRGTGIKAKVAFDSRVRIAKISGHALGERRLHTLQVSSRIHLYDPWFSGLLLHSCDPNVFLDISELELWSIQAIRPGTLLTMDYASTEDALFKQFSCRCGAGNCRGWITGMKESLNAEGQLFMEQWRQRKRY, encoded by the coding sequence ATGAAAACCCAGATCATGGAAGAGGGGCTGGCTGCGAGCGACTGTCTTTATCCCTTCGCTACGCTGCTGGCCAAGAAAGGTTACCCCTCGTCCCAACACTTCGAGGTGGTGCGCACCCGCAAAGGCCGCGGAACCGGGATCAAGGCCAAGGTTGCCTTCGACAGCCGTGTACGCATCGCCAAAATCTCCGGGCACGCCCTGGGTGAGCGGCGCTTGCATACCCTGCAGGTCTCTTCGCGCATCCACCTGTACGACCCGTGGTTCAGCGGCCTGCTCCTGCATTCATGCGATCCGAACGTGTTCCTGGACATCAGCGAGCTGGAGCTATGGTCGATCCAGGCCATTCGCCCCGGCACGCTGCTGACGATGGATTACGCCAGCACCGAAGACGCGCTGTTCAAGCAGTTCTCGTGCCGGTGCGGCGCCGGCAACTGCCGGGGCTGGATCACCGGCATGAAAGAGTCGCTGAACGCCGAAGGCCAGCTGTTTATGGAACAGTGGCGCCAGCGCAAACGCTATTAA
- a CDS encoding paraquat-inducible protein A: protein MSDPVDTPQVSDLPLEDLVACHECDLLMRKPELAHGEKALCPRCGYEMYAHRYNVVERSLALVIAALLLYIPANFLPIMQLDLLGQSSEDTVWSGVVALFNTGMQGVAVVVFLCSMGIPLLKLFCQLAVLLSIRWNIGRSYGLLLYRIYHHLRDWGMLEVYLMGVLVAIVKLADMASLSVGLGLACFVSLLMVQVLLEVVMSPHQIWQALSGEDEHAGD from the coding sequence ATGTCCGACCCGGTTGATACCCCACAGGTGTCCGACCTACCGCTGGAGGACCTGGTCGCCTGTCACGAGTGCGACTTGCTGATGCGCAAGCCAGAGCTTGCGCACGGTGAAAAGGCCCTGTGCCCGCGCTGTGGTTATGAGATGTACGCCCACCGCTACAATGTCGTCGAGCGCAGCCTGGCCTTGGTGATCGCAGCGTTATTGCTGTACATCCCGGCGAACTTTCTACCCATCATGCAGCTCGACCTACTCGGGCAGTCCTCAGAGGACACGGTCTGGAGCGGTGTAGTCGCCCTGTTCAATACCGGCATGCAAGGTGTCGCGGTGGTGGTGTTCCTGTGCAGCATGGGCATTCCATTGCTCAAGCTGTTCTGCCAGCTCGCGGTGTTGCTCAGTATTCGCTGGAACATAGGCCGCAGTTACGGTCTGTTGCTATACCGCATTTATCACCATCTGCGCGATTGGGGGATGCTTGAGGTCTACCTGATGGGTGTGTTGGTAGCCATCGTGAAGTTGGCCGATATGGCCTCCCTCAGCGTAGGCCTGGGACTGGCCTGTTTTGTCAGTCTGCTAATGGTTCAGGTACTGCTGGAGGTGGTCATGTCACCTCATCAGATCTGGCAAGCATTGTCCGGGGAGGACGAACATGCGGGCGATTGA
- the mksB gene encoding Mks condensin complex protein MksB codes for MIEPKRVLRALAEHWALLEPLCEHFDQGTLSLGELRAQLAAQQLDSTPQDITSLLDVWIRLDILVPVAKSPNRFELNAQIHDFLAYLRKEHRLGLCLEIEAYLRHLERLAGYIQDAFDIRDGHDLARQLRLLDMRVRDVLKKLANDEQALAAVADRAKTSDRQIPLRQRYAEVLATWDEYVEPMIQLVNADGAFEQGVRKVENVLLRMLTEQQRLGHLVDDDMLLRTHARILEMQTSAQLTLRHARELLLPLREEARRHNAVTRGAALALSAIRRKGLDAVPQAAMPMFTRPQSTFLGSASQVEAYVYALANFEPKPARFPKAHKSHKGEAQRAPRTVKEMLERCEDALPMPDLMTWLLEQEPDGATDELLYWFSRLSREKRFKRERLERRDYHTHEHQVSLRSFALLPASDAAEHSASTPHAS; via the coding sequence ATGATCGAACCCAAGCGCGTCTTGCGCGCCCTCGCCGAACACTGGGCCCTGCTTGAGCCACTGTGCGAACACTTCGACCAAGGCACCCTGAGCCTTGGCGAGTTGCGCGCGCAACTGGCCGCCCAACAACTGGACAGCACGCCACAGGACATCACCAGCCTGCTGGACGTGTGGATTCGCCTGGATATCCTGGTGCCTGTCGCCAAAAGCCCGAACCGCTTCGAGCTCAACGCGCAGATCCATGATTTCCTGGCCTATCTTCGCAAGGAGCACCGGCTAGGCCTGTGCCTGGAAATCGAAGCCTACCTGCGCCATCTCGAGCGCCTGGCCGGTTACATCCAGGATGCCTTCGACATCCGCGACGGCCATGACCTGGCCCGCCAACTGCGGCTGTTGGACATGCGCGTGCGCGACGTGCTGAAAAAACTCGCCAATGACGAACAGGCCCTCGCCGCCGTGGCCGACCGCGCCAAGACCAGCGACCGGCAGATTCCATTGCGCCAGCGCTATGCCGAGGTCCTGGCGACCTGGGACGAATACGTCGAACCGATGATTCAACTGGTGAACGCCGACGGCGCCTTCGAGCAAGGCGTGCGCAAGGTGGAGAATGTGCTGCTGCGCATGCTCACCGAGCAGCAACGCCTGGGCCACCTGGTGGACGACGATATGTTGCTGCGCACCCACGCGCGCATCCTCGAAATGCAGACCAGCGCTCAGTTGACCTTGCGCCATGCCCGGGAACTGCTGCTGCCGCTGCGCGAAGAAGCACGCCGGCACAACGCCGTAACCCGTGGCGCGGCACTGGCCCTGTCGGCGATCCGGCGCAAGGGCCTGGACGCCGTGCCGCAGGCGGCGATGCCGATGTTTACCCGGCCGCAAAGTACCTTTCTCGGCAGTGCCAGCCAGGTGGAAGCCTATGTGTATGCCCTGGCGAACTTCGAGCCCAAGCCTGCGCGCTTCCCCAAGGCCCACAAATCCCACAAGGGCGAAGCCCAGCGTGCGCCGCGCACGGTCAAGGAGATGCTGGAGCGTTGCGAAGACGCCCTGCCGATGCCAGACCTGATGACCTGGCTGCTGGAACAGGAACCGGACGGTGCCACCGACGAGTTGCTGTACTGGTTCTCGCGCCTGTCGCGGGAGAAGCGTTTCAAGCGCGAGCGCCTGGAACGCCGGGATTACCACACTCACGAGCACCAGGTCAGCCTGCGCTCATTCGCCCTGCTCCCGGCCAGCGACGCGGCCGAGCACTCTGCGAGCACTCCTCATGCATCTTGA
- a CDS encoding PqiB family protein encodes MTDLPKAKTRPASNWSAIWVLPLIALVIGGWLGWRAYTQTGIEIQVRFESGEGIQINKTEVVYKGMPVGKVKALALDDEGSNRGVIATIEMNKEVEQYLKANTRFWLVKPSVSLAGITGLETLVSGNYIAASPGDGEPSRKFKALSEEPPLSDAKPGLHLTVKAERLGSLDRGSPVFYKQIQVGQVKSYLLSADQNTVEIKVYIEPTYANLVRKHTRFWNASGISIDANLSGVKVRSESLASIVSGGIAFATPENRKDSPPTDPSLPFRLYEDFDAAAAGIRIKVKLSDFEGLQAGRTPVMYKGIQVGSLKALKVDSDLSSASADLTLDPLAEDYLVEGTQFWVVKPSISLAGITGLEALVKGNYIAIRPGDKGASPQREFVARPKAPPLDLRSPGLHLVLLTESLGSLEVGSPILYKQVKVGSVQSYQFSRKRKQLVIGVHIEKEYEGLVNGSTRFWNASGVTLTGGLTGGIQVKSESLQSLMAGGIAFETPEPNVPLRNRIPRFRLFADHEASRQRGTLITIKVDRADGLRADTPIRFKGLDVGKIESVDLSADMQSVMLNARITEVPERIARAGSQFWVVKPELGLMKTANLETLVTGQYIEVLPPVKSTAPQKSFVALAQPPESNVREAGLSLVLSAARRGSLKVGVPVTYREVTVGKVTGYELGSTADRVLIHVLIEPKYAPLVRGGSRFWNSSGFGLDFGLFKGATVRTESLETLVQGGIAFATPDGERMGNPALPEQTFPLFDKFEDEWLIWAPKIPLGK; translated from the coding sequence ATGACTGATTTGCCAAAGGCTAAAACCCGCCCCGCTTCGAACTGGTCGGCCATTTGGGTACTGCCCTTGATCGCCCTGGTGATCGGCGGCTGGCTTGGATGGCGCGCCTACACCCAGACGGGGATCGAGATCCAGGTTCGCTTTGAAAGCGGTGAAGGCATCCAGATCAACAAGACTGAAGTGGTCTACAAAGGCATGCCCGTGGGTAAGGTCAAGGCTCTGGCCCTGGATGACGAGGGCAGTAATCGTGGGGTGATTGCCACCATCGAGATGAACAAGGAGGTCGAGCAATACCTCAAGGCCAATACACGTTTCTGGCTGGTCAAGCCAAGCGTCAGCCTGGCCGGGATTACCGGCCTGGAAACCCTGGTCTCAGGTAACTACATCGCCGCCAGCCCCGGCGACGGTGAGCCCTCGCGCAAATTCAAGGCGCTCTCGGAAGAACCCCCCTTATCCGACGCCAAGCCCGGCCTGCACCTGACCGTCAAGGCCGAACGGCTCGGCTCGCTCGACCGTGGCAGCCCGGTGTTCTATAAGCAGATCCAGGTCGGCCAAGTCAAAAGCTACTTGTTGTCCGCCGATCAGAACACCGTTGAGATAAAAGTCTACATCGAGCCGACCTACGCCAACCTGGTGCGCAAACACACGCGCTTCTGGAATGCCAGCGGCATCAGCATTGACGCCAACCTGTCCGGGGTAAAAGTGCGCAGCGAGTCCCTGGCCAGCATTGTCTCCGGTGGTATCGCCTTCGCCACGCCGGAAAACCGCAAGGACAGCCCGCCCACCGATCCAAGCCTGCCGTTTCGCCTTTACGAAGATTTCGATGCCGCCGCAGCCGGTATCCGGATCAAGGTCAAGCTCAGTGACTTCGAGGGCCTGCAAGCCGGCCGTACACCCGTGATGTACAAAGGCATTCAGGTCGGCAGCCTCAAGGCCCTCAAGGTGGACTCGGACCTGTCCAGTGCCAGCGCCGACTTGACCCTCGACCCATTGGCCGAAGATTACCTGGTGGAAGGCACGCAATTCTGGGTGGTCAAGCCTTCAATTTCCCTGGCCGGCATCACCGGCCTGGAGGCCCTGGTCAAGGGCAACTACATCGCCATCCGTCCCGGCGACAAAGGCGCCAGCCCCCAGCGTGAGTTCGTGGCCCGGCCCAAGGCACCACCGCTGGACCTGCGTTCCCCAGGCTTGCACCTGGTCCTGCTCACCGAGAGTCTTGGCTCCCTGGAAGTTGGTAGCCCGATCCTCTACAAGCAGGTCAAGGTCGGTTCGGTACAGAGCTATCAGTTCTCGCGCAAGCGCAAGCAACTGGTGATCGGCGTGCATATCGAGAAGGAATACGAAGGCCTGGTCAATGGCTCGACGCGCTTTTGGAACGCCAGCGGCGTGACCCTCACCGGCGGGCTCACCGGCGGTATCCAGGTCAAAAGCGAGTCCCTGCAAAGCCTGATGGCCGGCGGTATCGCCTTTGAAACCCCAGAGCCGAATGTACCGCTGAGAAATCGCATTCCACGTTTCCGCCTGTTTGCCGATCACGAAGCCTCCAGGCAGCGTGGAACGCTGATCACGATCAAGGTTGACCGCGCCGATGGCTTGCGGGCCGACACGCCGATCCGCTTCAAAGGCCTGGATGTGGGCAAGATTGAAAGCGTTGACCTGAGCGCGGACATGCAATCGGTGATGCTCAATGCGCGTATCACTGAGGTTCCTGAGCGGATCGCCCGTGCCGGCAGCCAGTTTTGGGTAGTCAAGCCTGAACTGGGCTTGATGAAGACCGCCAACCTGGAAACCCTGGTTACCGGTCAGTACATCGAAGTCCTGCCCCCGGTAAAAAGCACCGCCCCACAAAAGAGCTTTGTCGCCCTGGCTCAACCGCCCGAGAGCAACGTGCGGGAAGCCGGCTTGAGCCTGGTACTCAGCGCTGCCCGCCGTGGTTCATTGAAAGTCGGTGTACCGGTTACCTACCGTGAAGTCACGGTAGGCAAGGTGACCGGTTACGAGTTGGGCAGTACGGCTGACCGTGTATTGATCCATGTGTTGATCGAGCCCAAGTACGCACCGTTGGTTCGCGGTGGCAGCCGATTCTGGAACAGCAGCGGCTTCGGCCTGGATTTCGGTCTGTTCAAGGGTGCGACAGTGCGCACTGAGTCCCTGGAAACCCTGGTCCAGGGTGGTATTGCCTTTGCGACACCAGATGGCGAGCGCATGGGTAATCCGGCGCTGCCTGAGCAGACCTTTCCGTTGTTCGACAAGTTTGAAGATGAGTGGCTGATCTGGGCGCCGAAGATCCCCCTGGGTAAATAA